Proteins encoded by one window of Gemmatimonadota bacterium:
- a CDS encoding GreA/GreB family elongation factor: NVVLPRSIQKALEHGDLGENGEYTSALERQHFVQARINHLNQRMGELSRIDVQGIPEDRVGFGSRVRLRDLASNEEVTCTLVAGDAIDLDAGHVSMASPMGSALLGRSLDEEVIVHLPRGERRYRILELTTLPQMLRGDNQAAAATSPHDLSGG, translated from the coding sequence GAACGTCGTGCTGCCCCGCTCGATCCAGAAAGCCCTCGAGCACGGTGACCTGGGCGAGAACGGCGAGTACACCTCCGCCCTCGAGCGGCAGCACTTCGTCCAGGCGCGGATCAACCACCTGAACCAGCGCATGGGGGAGCTGTCGCGGATCGATGTGCAGGGGATCCCGGAGGATCGGGTGGGCTTCGGCTCGCGCGTGCGACTGCGCGACCTGGCCAGCAACGAGGAAGTAACCTGCACTCTGGTGGCCGGAGACGCCATTGACCTGGACGCCGGCCACGTCTCCATGGCCTCGCCCATGGGCAGTGCGCTGCTGGGCCGGTCCCTGGATGAGGAGGTGATCGTGCACCTGCCCCGGGGCGAGCGGCGCTATCGCATCCTCGAGCTCACCACCTTACCCCAGATGCTACGGGGCGACAACCAGGCCGCTGCCGCGACATCGCCACACGATCTTTCCGGCGGCTGA
- a CDS encoding alpha/beta fold hydrolase produces MITALAFTLALSAGQSAAREPEPLALTPVLLVPGWQDRAAHLEPLRARFLAHGWPADAARAIGFREPVGSNAAHAAEIAAAVDTLRRRTGAQRVDIVAHSMGGLAVRYYLSYLGGSNYVRRVVFLATPHQGTWLAYLGWGQGGREMRPGSALLERLNRGRIVPAGVRAISIRTPADLRVFPRHSTQIAHALNLRVCCPSHPGLIRDRRAFETVKQALLDP; encoded by the coding sequence ATGATCACCGCGCTGGCCTTCACCCTCGCCCTTTCTGCGGGCCAGTCCGCCGCCCGGGAGCCCGAGCCGCTAGCTCTGACGCCCGTGCTGCTCGTTCCAGGGTGGCAGGATCGCGCCGCGCACCTCGAGCCGTTACGCGCCCGCTTCCTCGCCCACGGTTGGCCGGCAGACGCGGCGCGCGCCATCGGCTTCCGCGAACCGGTGGGCAGCAACGCGGCGCACGCGGCCGAGATCGCGGCCGCCGTGGACACCCTGCGCCGGCGCACCGGCGCCCAGCGCGTGGACATTGTCGCCCACTCGATGGGCGGACTCGCCGTCCGCTACTACCTGAGCTACCTGGGCGGCAGCAACTATGTGCGCCGCGTGGTCTTCCTCGCGACGCCGCACCAGGGCACGTGGCTCGCCTACCTGGGGTGGGGGCAGGGCGGCCGGGAAATGCGGCCGGGGAGCGCGCTCCTCGAGCGGCTGAATCGGGGAAGGATTGTACCGGCCGGCGTGCGCGCCATCTCCATCCGCACGCCGGCAGATCTTCGCGTCTTCCCGCGGCACAGCACGCAGATCGCCCATGCGCTGAACCTGCGCGTCTGCTGCCCCAGCCACCCTGGCCTGATCCGCGATCGCCGCGCCTTCGAAACGGTGAAGCAGGCGCTGCTCGACCCGTGA
- a CDS encoding glutamate dehydrogenase has product MPAVTYALPTKRIAVGGIINNQFEAAAELLELEASMRQRLRLPFREVTVQVPVMMDNGRTEIFLGYRVQHNGARGPTKGGIRYHPSVDLEEVRGLAALMTWKTALLDLPFGGAKGGVSVDPRELSRRELERLTRKFTDRIALVLGPYRDVPAPDMGTNAHVMAWLLDEYSGRRGYSPAAVTGKPVGLGGSLGREEATGLGVMMVMREAARDFGLAWAGARAAIQGFGNVGSHLASFLEREGVRVVAITDQGGGVYAEEGLDIAALQEHVETAGGVAGFPGGDPLGNEKLWRVPCDFLIPAALGGVITKEDNVQDLDCKMVVEAANGPTTPIADKVLAERRIPVLPDFLANAGGVVVSYFEWTQNLQQMRWELAEVYEKLQRKMTAAYRSVADLAQQRDVPLRTAAYMIAVRLVAEAEELRGH; this is encoded by the coding sequence ATGCCTGCAGTGACCTACGCCCTTCCGACCAAGCGCATCGCGGTAGGTGGCATCATCAACAATCAGTTCGAAGCGGCGGCGGAGCTGCTGGAGTTGGAGGCGTCCATGCGGCAGCGGCTGCGGCTGCCCTTCCGCGAGGTGACGGTGCAGGTGCCGGTGATGATGGACAACGGGCGGACGGAGATCTTCCTGGGCTACCGTGTGCAGCACAACGGCGCCCGGGGTCCCACCAAGGGCGGGATCCGCTACCACCCGTCCGTGGACCTGGAAGAGGTGCGCGGGCTGGCCGCGCTGATGACCTGGAAGACGGCGCTGCTGGACCTGCCGTTCGGCGGTGCCAAGGGCGGCGTGTCCGTGGACCCGCGTGAGCTTTCGCGCCGGGAGCTGGAGCGGTTGACGCGCAAGTTCACGGACCGGATCGCGCTGGTGCTGGGCCCGTATCGCGACGTGCCGGCGCCGGACATGGGCACCAACGCCCATGTCATGGCGTGGCTGCTGGACGAGTACAGCGGCCGGCGGGGGTATTCGCCGGCGGCGGTCACGGGCAAGCCGGTGGGCCTGGGCGGCTCGCTGGGCCGCGAGGAGGCTACCGGCCTGGGCGTGATGATGGTCATGCGCGAGGCCGCCCGCGACTTCGGTCTGGCGTGGGCCGGCGCCCGGGCGGCGATCCAGGGCTTTGGCAACGTGGGCAGCCATCTGGCCAGCTTCCTCGAGCGGGAAGGCGTACGCGTCGTCGCCATCACGGACCAGGGCGGCGGCGTGTACGCGGAGGAGGGGCTGGACATCGCGGCGCTGCAGGAGCACGTCGAGACGGCCGGCGGCGTGGCCGGCTTCCCGGGCGGCGACCCGCTGGGCAACGAGAAGTTGTGGCGGGTGCCCTGTGACTTCCTGATCCCGGCGGCGCTGGGCGGGGTGATCACGAAGGAAGACAATGTGCAGGACCTGGACTGCAAGATGGTGGTCGAGGCGGCCAATGGGCCAACCACGCCCATTGCGGACAAGGTGCTGGCCGAGCGGCGCATCCCGGTGCTGCCGGATTTCCTGGCGAATGCCGGCGGCGTGGTCGTCTCGTACTTCGAGTGGACGCAGAACCTGCAGCAGATGCGCTGGGAGCTGGCCGAGGTCTACGAGAAGCTGCAGCGCAAGATGACGGCCGCCTACCGCTCCGTGGCTGACCTGGCGCAGCAGCGGGACGTGCCGCTGCGCACGGCCGCGTACATGATTGCGGTCCGGCTCGTGGCGGAGGCGGAGGAGTTACGCGGGCACTGA